From one Lolium rigidum isolate FL_2022 chromosome 4, APGP_CSIRO_Lrig_0.1, whole genome shotgun sequence genomic stretch:
- the LOC124649745 gene encoding lysine-specific demethylase JMJ18-like, whose product MVSSPASPREEDGGGGGSGRPSRRAEKRRMHGSTASPEPASADRTSQDLLSSRSCEEDGDGTTTTCGKWHPEESHRPEIGDAPVFTPTEEEFEDAIGYIMSIGPQVEKYGICRIVPPSSWKPPCPLKEKSFWDSTEFNTRVQQVDKLQNREPTKKKTQPPVQKKRKRRKKLRFGMSSRRPSAKDSDEKFGFQSGSDFTLDEFEKYADDFKQQYFGMKGIDEMSLSEIKSGKKIWRPSVQEIEGEYWRIVVCPDDEVEVDYGADLDTATFGSGFTKPSVLDSNKQDPYSSSGWNLNNLRRQPGSVLSFETEDISGVVVPWLYVGMCFSSFCWHVEDHFLYSLNYMHFGEQKVWYGVPGDNAVKLEEAMRRNLPRLFEEQPDLLHELVTQLSPSVLKSEGIPVYRVVQNQGEFVLTLPRAYHSGFNCGFNCAEAVNVAPVDWLPHGQCAVELYRDQRRKTSISHDKLLLETAQEALTQLWMNLHNSKTGQKKYLWLDSRGINGVLTSAVQTRVKMEGAAREANALLQCKKMDQDYDSTDRECFSCFYDLHLSAVSCQCSPNRFACLNHANLLCSCEPDTKFVLYRYSMEELNALIAALEGDAAAVYQWRQYNADLVCQSGSMQQKIDFSKSAELSGPVIDADIDCSFDGCHDLDKPVGYPKEKEVQNKCVDLNIEDPSSSCRIKEELTCSSSTEKFDKDKMVIDCESLGTSNPTSHSFDLSCPPRTPTENSTPASKATEKLFGVDIEYGVAKALHSQVFQVAKPSSSQSDQVSRATILRHVVEPLDYGTVMVGKNWCNHQAIFPKGFRSRVTFHNVLDPTRTCCYISEVLDAGLLGPLFRVAVEELPEISFTHTSPIQCWDSVRDRVNEEIKKQHRAGKSGVPDLLSTDSVDGLEMFGFFSPPIIQAIEALDPNHKCLDYWLSKCTPPLKRLPLESMMAATVDGTNNSPIKLLGVDITSKESEQSSFSNNSCAEEVKLGRFLKRAELPEDSELVGMNKAIDSSIWSGSRQSAG is encoded by the exons ATGGTTTCCTCCCCTGCCTCCCCTAGGGaggaggatggcggcggcggcggctccggcaggccctCGCGCCGCGCCGAGAAGAGGAGAATGCACGGCAGCactgcctcgccggagccggcttCCGCAGACAGGACGTCGCAG GATCTCCTCTCATCAAGGAGTTGCGAGGAAGACGGTGATGGAACTACAACT ACATGTGGAAAGTGGCACCCGGAGGAATCACACAGACCTGAAATTGGCGATGCTCCTGTTTTTACCCCAACTGAAGAG GAATTCGAAGATGCAATTGGGTACATTATGAGCATCGGTCCTCAAGTCGAGAAGTATGGAATTTGTCGTATTGTTCCACCGTCTTCTTGGAAACCACCTTGCCCTCTAAAGGAGAAGAGTTTTTGGGACTCTACAGAGTTCAACACCCGAGTTCAACAAGTTGACAAGCTTCAAAACCGAGAACCCACAAAGAAAAAAACCCAACCTCCAGTtcagaagaaaagaaagagaagaaagaaactTAGGTTTGGGATGTCTAGCAGGCGACCTAGCGCGAAAGACTCCGACGAGAAGTTCGGCTTTCAGTCTGGCTCAGATTTTACACTCGACGAGTTCGAGAAATATGCCGACGACTTCAAGCAGCAATATTTTGGAATGAAGGGAATTGATGAAATGTCTCTTTCTGAAATTAAAAGTGGCAAAAAAATTTGGCGACCATCAGTTCAGGAAATTGAAGGAGAATATTGGCGGATAGTTGTATGCCCTGATGATGAAGTTGAG GTGGATTATGGTGCTGATCTGGACACCGCAACGTTTGGTAGTGGATTTACTAAACCGTCTGTTTTAGACTCAAATAAGCAAGATCCATATAGTTCATCTGGTTGGAACTTGAATAATCTGCGACGACAGCCTGGGTCTGTTCTTTCATTTGAAACTGAGGATATATCTGGTGTTGTAGTCCCTTGGCTTTATGTTGGGATGTGTTTCTCATCATTTTGCTGG CATGTGGAAGATCATTTCCTTTATTCTCTGAATTACATGCATTTTGGTGAACAAAAAGTATGGTATGGTGTTCCTGGTGATAATGCAGTGAAGCTGGAAGAAGCTATGAGAAGGAACTTGCCAAGACTGTTTGAAGAACAGCCTGATCTCCTGCATGAGCTG GTTACACAGTTATCCCCTTCTGTTCTGAAATCAGAAGGAATACCTGTCTACCGTGTTGTTCAGAATCAAGGCGAGTTTGTTCTAACACTACCGCGAGCTTATCATTCTGGGTTCAACTGTGGCTTCAACTGTGCAGAGGCAGTAAATGTTGCTCCTGTGGATTGGCTGCCCCATGGACAATGTGCCGTTGAGCTCTACAGAGATCAGCGGCGAAAGACATCAATATCACATGATAAGTTGTTACTTGAAACTGCACAAGAAGCTCTCACACAGCTTTGGATGAACCTTCACAACTCTAAGACTGGTCAGAAAAAATATTTATGGCTTGATAGCCGTGGAATAAATGGAGTGTTGACAAGTGCAGTTCAG ACAAGGGTTAAAATGGAAGGTGCAGCACGTGAGGCAAATGCTCTTTTGCAATGTAAGAAGATGGATCAAGATTATGATTCAACAGACCGGGAATGCTTTTCATGCTTCTATGATCTCCATTTATCTGCTGTCAGTTGCCAATGCTCGCCAAATCGCTTTGCTTGCTTAAACCATGCAAACCTTCTATGTTCATGTGAACCGGACACAAAATTTGTGCTATACCGATACAGTATGGAGGAGCTGAATGCTCTTATTGCAGCTCTGGAGGGAGATGCAGCTGCAGTGTACCAGTGGAGACAGTACAATGCAGACTTAGTTTGCCAATCTGGTTCTATGCAGCAGAAGATTGACTTCAGTAAAAGCGCAGAATTATCTGGACCTGTAATAGATGCTGACATTGATTGCAGCTTTGATGGCTGCCATGATCTTGACAAGCCAGTGGGATATCCGAAAGAGAAGGAAGTTCAGAATAAATGTGTTGATCTGAACATCGAAGATCCATCAAGTAGTTGTAGAATAAAAGAAGAGCTAACCTGTAGTTCTAGCACAGAAAAGTTTGACAAGGACAAGATGGTCATCGATTGTGAGTCTCTGGGGACAAGTAATCCAACTAGTCATTCATTCGACCTATCATGTCCTCCTAGAACACCAACAGAAAATTCCACCCCAGCCTCCAAAGCTACTGAGAAACTGTTTGGTGTTGACATTGAATACGGCGTGGCCAAGGCTTTGCATTCCCAGGTTTTTCAAGTGGCCAAGCCTTCTTCAAGCCAATCTGATCAAGTCTCCCGGGCAACAATATTAAGGCATGTGGTTGAGCCACTTGACTATGGAACAGTGATGGTTGGCAAAAATTGGTGCAATCATCAAGCTATCTTTCCAAAAG GATTTAGGAGTCGAGTTACATTTCACAATGTACTAGATCCAACAAGGACATGTTGCTACATTTCAGAAGTTCTTGATGCTGGACTTCTCGGACCATTGTTTAGG GTGGCAGTAGAAGAGCTTCCGGAGATTTCGTTTACTCACACTTCACCAATTCAATGTTGGGACAGTGTGAGAGACAGGGTAAATGAAGAAATAAAAAAACAACACAGGGCTGGAAAATCCGGTGTTCCTGATCTATTATCCACCGATTCTGTAGACGGACTTGAAATGTTTGGTTTCTTTTCCCCACCAATCATTCAG GCAATCGAGGCTCTAGATCCCAATCACAAGTGCTTAGACTATTGGTTGTCTAAGTGTACGCCTCCTTTGAAAAGACTCCCTTTGGAGTCTATGATGGCCGCAACAGTTGACGGCACTAATAATTCCCCCATAAAGTTACTTGGGGTTGATATTACCAGCAAGGAATCTGAACAATCCAGTTTCAGCAATAATTCCTGTGCTGAGGAGGTTAAACTGGGTAGGTTCCTGAAGAGGGCTGAACTCCCAGAAGACTCGGAATTAGTTGGCATGAATAAAGCAATTGACAGCAGCATTTGGAGTGGCAGCCGGCAATCTGCAGGATGA